The Synechocystis sp. PCC 7509 genome includes a window with the following:
- the gcvP gene encoding aminomethyl-transferring glycine dehydrogenase — MKLSLESRLVVVSSRTQAIDEQQIIKTSPEFVQRHIGSNTAQIQQMLEVLGLASLEDLIDKTVPQSIRQNKPLNLPVALSEQAALAKLKAIAVKNEVFRSYIGMGYHNCITPPVIQRNILENPGWYTAYTPYQPEIAQGRLEALLNFQTVIIDLTGLEIANASLLDEATAAAEAMTMSYGISKNKSKTFFVSDSCHPQTIEVIQTRAEPLGIEVIVGNHENFSFEQQVFGVLLQYPATDGTIYDYRAFGEKAHAQGALVTVAADILSLTLLVPPGEFGADIAVGSTQRFGIPLGYGGPHAAYFATKEEYKRQVPGRIVGVSKDVQGKTALRLALQTREQHIRRDKATSNICTAQVLLAVMAGMYAVYHGAEGLKTIAEDIHFLTAVLATGLQKLGYKLGSTEFFDTVKVDLGASSNADILRAAENRKINLRDLNATSIGISLDETTSLQDVEELLEIFAGDNLPFTIEKLASQVKITPPTLKRTSSYLVHPVFNSYKSETELLRYLYRLQSKDLSLTTSMIPLGSCTMKLNATAEMMPVTWAEFGNIHPFAPLSQTKGYQELFVQLEDWLGEITGFAGISLQPNAGSQGEYTGLLVIRQYHEKRGEGHRNVCLIPTSAHGTNPASAVMCGMKVVPVACDEQGNVDLADLQAKAQKHSKELAALMVTYPSTHGVFEEEIKDICAIVHSHGGQVYMDGANMNAQVGLCRPGDIGADVCHLNLHKTFCIPHGGGGPGMGPIGVMAHLVPFLPKHSVVSMGSKQGIGAVAAAPWGSASILTISWMYIAMMGAEGLTQATKVAILNANYIAHQLQAHYPVLYKGKAGLVAHECILDLRSLKKSASIEVDDIAKRLMDYGFHAPTVSWPVGGTIMVEPTESESKAELDRFCTAMTLIRQEIREIELGNADMQDNVLKNAPHTAEVLMADEWQHSYSRKSAAYPAPWTRESKFWTAVSRIDNAFGDRNFVCSCLPMEAYLDS, encoded by the coding sequence ATAAAGTTAAGTCTGGAGAGCCGTTTAGTGGTAGTTAGTTCTCGTACTCAAGCAATAGACGAACAGCAAATAATCAAGACTTCGCCCGAATTTGTGCAACGGCATATTGGCTCGAACACAGCACAAATCCAACAAATGCTAGAAGTATTAGGACTAGCAAGCTTAGAGGACTTGATAGATAAAACTGTTCCGCAGTCCATCAGGCAAAATAAACCGCTAAATTTACCCGTAGCTTTAAGCGAACAAGCCGCTTTAGCCAAATTGAAGGCAATTGCCGTCAAAAACGAGGTATTCCGCTCTTATATAGGCATGGGCTACCACAACTGTATTACACCGCCGGTCATTCAAAGAAATATTTTAGAAAATCCTGGCTGGTACACAGCTTATACTCCTTATCAACCAGAAATTGCTCAAGGACGATTAGAAGCGCTGCTTAATTTTCAAACAGTAATTATCGACTTGACGGGGTTAGAAATTGCCAATGCTTCCTTGTTAGACGAAGCAACGGCGGCGGCGGAAGCGATGACCATGAGCTATGGAATTAGCAAAAATAAATCCAAAACATTTTTTGTTAGCGATAGTTGCCATCCCCAAACTATTGAAGTTATCCAAACTCGTGCCGAGCCTTTAGGAATTGAGGTAATTGTTGGCAACCATGAGAATTTTAGTTTTGAGCAGCAAGTTTTTGGCGTGTTGCTCCAGTATCCAGCCACCGATGGGACAATTTATGATTACCGCGCCTTTGGAGAAAAAGCCCACGCTCAAGGGGCTTTAGTAACGGTAGCTGCGGATATATTAAGTTTGACTTTGCTCGTGCCTCCCGGAGAATTCGGCGCAGATATAGCTGTAGGTAGCACTCAGCGCTTTGGTATTCCCCTTGGTTACGGCGGCCCTCATGCGGCATATTTTGCCACCAAAGAGGAGTATAAGCGGCAAGTACCGGGGCGAATTGTCGGAGTTTCTAAAGACGTACAAGGCAAAACAGCCCTGCGTTTAGCCTTGCAAACAAGGGAACAACATATTCGCCGCGACAAAGCTACTAGCAACATTTGTACAGCCCAAGTTTTGCTAGCAGTAATGGCGGGAATGTATGCGGTTTATCATGGCGCAGAGGGACTAAAAACCATCGCTGAAGATATCCACTTTTTGACCGCAGTTTTAGCTACAGGCTTGCAGAAGCTAGGTTATAAGCTAGGTAGTACAGAGTTTTTTGACACAGTTAAGGTAGATTTGGGCGCATCAAGCAATGCAGACATCCTGCGAGCAGCCGAAAACCGAAAAATTAATCTTCGGGACTTAAATGCCACATCTATAGGAATTTCTTTAGATGAAACTACTAGCTTACAAGATGTTGAAGAACTGTTAGAGATTTTTGCTGGGGATAATTTGCCATTTACTATTGAGAAGTTGGCAAGTCAAGTTAAAATAACTCCACCCACTTTAAAGCGTACTAGCAGTTACCTAGTTCATCCAGTATTTAATAGCTACAAAAGTGAAACCGAGCTTTTACGTTACTTGTACCGCTTGCAATCTAAGGATTTATCGCTAACGACATCGATGATTCCTTTGGGTTCTTGTACGATGAAGTTAAACGCAACGGCGGAAATGATGCCCGTAACATGGGCAGAGTTTGGTAACATTCACCCCTTTGCACCCTTAAGTCAAACAAAAGGCTATCAAGAATTATTTGTTCAACTGGAAGACTGGCTTGGAGAAATCACGGGTTTTGCGGGAATCTCGCTGCAACCAAACGCCGGATCTCAAGGAGAATATACAGGCTTACTGGTAATTCGTCAGTACCACGAAAAACGCGGCGAAGGACATCGAAATGTTTGCTTAATTCCAACTTCCGCCCACGGGACAAACCCGGCTAGTGCGGTCATGTGCGGCATGAAAGTAGTACCCGTTGCTTGTGACGAGCAAGGAAATGTAGACTTAGCCGACTTGCAAGCCAAAGCCCAAAAGCATAGCAAAGAACTTGCGGCGCTGATGGTTACTTATCCTTCAACTCATGGCGTTTTTGAGGAAGAAATTAAGGATATCTGCGCTATAGTTCACAGTCACGGCGGACAAGTGTACATGGATGGGGCAAATATGAACGCCCAAGTCGGTTTATGTCGTCCGGGAGACATTGGCGCAGATGTTTGTCACTTGAACTTGCACAAAACTTTTTGTATCCCTCACGGTGGCGGCGGGCCGGGAATGGGTCCAATTGGAGTCATGGCTCATTTAGTGCCATTTTTACCCAAACATTCTGTAGTCTCCATGGGGAGCAAACAAGGGATTGGGGCTGTAGCGGCAGCGCCTTGGGGTAGTGCCAGCATTTTGACTATTTCGTGGATGTACATCGCCATGATGGGCGCAGAGGGGTTAACCCAAGCAACTAAAGTCGCAATTCTTAATGCTAACTATATCGCTCATCAACTCCAAGCTCATTATCCCGTCTTGTATAAAGGCAAAGCTGGACTTGTAGCCCATGAGTGCATTTTGGACTTGCGGAGTTTGAAAAAAAGCGCCAGTATCGAAGTAGATGATATTGCTAAACGCTTAATGGATTACGGCTTTCATGCGCCGACAGTTTCTTGGCCCGTAGGTGGAACAATTATGGTTGAGCCAACAGAAAGCGAATCGAAGGCAGAATTGGATCGTTTTTGCACAGCAATGACTTTAATTCGTCAAGAAATTAGGGAAATTGAACTAGGCAATGCAGATATGCAAGATAATGTTTTGAAAAATGCCCCTCACACCGCAGAGGTATTAATGGCTGACGAATGGCAACATTCTTATAGCCGCAAGAGCGCCGCTTATCCCGCACCTTGGACGCGAGAATCTAAGTTTTGGACGGCGGTTAGTCGGATAGATAATGCCTTTGGCGATCGCAATTTTGTTTGTTCTTGCTTACCTATGGAAGCATATTTAGACAGCTAA
- the gcvH gene encoding glycine cleavage system protein GcvH, whose translation MALEYPEDLKYLDSHEYVRFDGDIATLGISAFAVDQLGDIVFLELPDVGELVTKGETFGSVESVKAVEDLYPAVSGTVIERNEAVIEAPEQVAEDPYGEGWLLKLRVDDVSEADDALTALEYRSLVEGH comes from the coding sequence ATGGCTTTAGAATACCCGGAAGACCTGAAATATTTAGACTCCCACGAGTACGTGCGCTTTGATGGCGATATTGCTACTCTCGGCATTAGTGCTTTTGCTGTAGACCAATTAGGCGATATTGTCTTTTTAGAATTGCCCGATGTGGGAGAACTTGTCACCAAAGGCGAAACCTTTGGTTCGGTAGAATCAGTAAAAGCTGTGGAAGACTTATACCCTGCCGTTAGCGGTACGGTAATCGAACGCAACGAGGCTGTAATTGAAGCCCCTGAACAAGTAGCAGAAGATCCCTATGGTGAAGGCTGGCTGCTCAAATTGCGCGTTGACGACGTTAGCGAAGCTGATGATGCTTTAACGGCTTTGGAATATCGATCTTTAGTAGAAGGTCACTAA
- the mdh gene encoding malate dehydrogenase yields MQAAVNSSLVCNSPRVTIIGAGKVGSTLAQKIAEKNLADVVLLDVVEGMPQGLALDLLEAKGISLHNRQISGTTNYTDTIDSDIVVITAGLARKPGMSRDQLMQTNAKIVVEAATKAIAHSPNAVLIVVTNPLDVMTYLAWQATKLPRDRIMGMAGVLDSARFQAFIALELGVAVMDVQTMVLGSHGDLMVPLARYSTVAGVPITELMAEATIERLITRTRNGGAEIVELMHTGSAYFAPAASTCLMVESILLNQSRLLPVAAYLQGEYGLQDIFIGVPCSLGCGGIAKIWELKLTDNELAALHTCAELLRQNIERAIAILQQS; encoded by the coding sequence ATGCAAGCTGCTGTCAACTCGTCCCTAGTCTGCAATTCTCCCCGTGTTACTATCATTGGTGCGGGTAAAGTTGGCAGCACTTTAGCCCAAAAAATTGCGGAGAAAAATTTAGCCGATGTTGTGCTGTTAGATGTAGTCGAGGGAATGCCCCAAGGGTTAGCACTAGACCTATTGGAAGCAAAAGGTATTTCCCTACACAACCGCCAAATTAGCGGCACAACAAACTACACAGATACCATTGACTCGGATATAGTCGTAATTACGGCGGGACTTGCGCGTAAACCCGGCATGAGCCGCGATCAATTGATGCAGACTAACGCCAAAATAGTAGTAGAGGCCGCAACTAAGGCGATCGCTCATTCTCCCAATGCAGTTTTGATCGTTGTTACCAATCCCTTAGATGTCATGACCTACCTCGCATGGCAAGCAACAAAGTTGCCACGCGATCGCATTATGGGGATGGCGGGAGTATTAGATTCTGCCAGGTTTCAGGCTTTTATTGCGCTGGAATTGGGGGTAGCGGTGATGGACGTACAAACAATGGTTTTGGGCAGTCATGGCGACTTAATGGTGCCTTTAGCGCGTTACTCTACCGTTGCGGGTGTACCAATTACCGAATTAATGGCTGAGGCGACTATTGAGCGCTTAATAACTAGAACTCGTAACGGCGGCGCAGAGATTGTCGAATTAATGCACACAGGAAGCGCTTATTTTGCTCCGGCGGCTTCTACGTGTTTGATGGTGGAATCAATACTACTCAATCAGTCGCGTTTATTGCCTGTAGCGGCTTACTTACAGGGTGAGTATGGATTGCAAGATATTTTTATCGGTGTTCCCTGTAGTTTAGGCTGCGGTGGGATTGCTAAAATTTGGGAACTCAAGCTTACAGATAACGAATTAGCGGCGCTGCATACTTGCGCTGAATTATTGCGGCAAAATATCGAGCGGGCGATCGCAATTTTACAACAATCCTAA
- a CDS encoding NAD(P)H-quinone oxidoreductase subunit O: MAVKKGDSVRAVREKLENSLEAQASDIRFPPYLFETKGQVLDVRGEYALVMFGQVPTPNIWLRVDQLEQFTP; this comes from the coding sequence ATGGCAGTCAAAAAAGGCGATTCAGTCCGTGCTGTCCGAGAAAAGCTAGAAAATAGCTTAGAAGCACAAGCAAGTGACATTCGTTTTCCACCTTATTTGTTTGAAACCAAAGGTCAGGTATTGGATGTTAGAGGCGAATACGCTTTAGTAATGTTTGGACAAGTCCCTACACCGAATATTTGGCTACGTGTAGATCAACTAGAACAATTTACCCCCTAG
- a CDS encoding DNA-formamidopyrimidine glycosylase, which translates to MPELPEVETVRRGLEKVTLNQEITGGDVLLSRTIAYPFSEHEFLAGLSKNAISNWQRQGKYLLAQLSNSSHLGVHLRMTGQLLWLHPSEPLHKHTRVRLFFAGDRELRFVDQRTFGQMWWIPKGQATSSVITGLAKLGLDPFSSEFSPKYLAAKLINSRRSIKSALLDQAIIAGIGNIYADEALFIAKIFPATLSNCLQIEQLTELRTAIIQVLEASIAAGGTTFSDFLNVEGINGNYGGVAWVYNRTGKPCRICGTPIEKIKLAGRSSHFCPQCQGKS; encoded by the coding sequence GTGCCTGAACTGCCTGAAGTTGAAACAGTCCGGCGCGGTTTAGAAAAAGTTACACTAAACCAAGAAATTACGGGGGGCGATGTGCTACTCAGTCGCACGATCGCCTACCCGTTTTCTGAGCATGAGTTTTTGGCGGGATTATCCAAAAATGCGATTTCTAATTGGCAACGCCAGGGCAAATATTTGCTGGCACAGTTGAGTAATTCTAGCCATTTGGGCGTACATTTGCGGATGACAGGACAGTTGCTGTGGTTGCATCCCAGCGAACCGTTACACAAGCATACGCGAGTAAGATTATTTTTTGCAGGCGATCGCGAATTACGTTTTGTCGATCAACGGACTTTTGGGCAAATGTGGTGGATTCCTAAAGGACAAGCAACTTCATCGGTAATTACAGGACTTGCAAAACTAGGTTTAGATCCCTTTAGTTCAGAGTTTTCTCCCAAATATTTAGCCGCAAAACTCATTAATAGCCGTCGTTCGATTAAATCGGCATTGTTAGATCAAGCAATTATTGCTGGAATTGGGAATATTTACGCCGATGAAGCTTTATTTATTGCCAAAATATTCCCGGCAACTTTAAGTAATTGCTTACAAATTGAGCAATTAACAGAACTTAGAACCGCCATTATTCAAGTCCTAGAAGCCAGTATTGCGGCAGGTGGGACTACTTTTAGCGATTTTCTGAATGTAGAAGGGATTAACGGCAATTATGGCGGTGTAGCGTGGGTTTACAACCGTACAGGCAAACCTTGTCGAATTTGTGGTACACCGATTGAAAAAATTAAGTTAGCTGGGCGATCTTCACACTTTTGTCCTCAGTGTCAGGGAAAAAGCTGA
- a CDS encoding RNA-guided endonuclease InsQ/TnpB family protein translates to MLTLTYRFRIYPQAAQQQELIEWMDICRNAYNYGLRQIKDWCNSRKCLVDRCSIHHEYILGADLPFPNEAVQHSALPGAKKEFPRLALVPSQVLQQTIKQLHRSWEGFQKLGHGFSRFKKYGQFKSLLFPQFKTSPIVGTNLSCKGSRKAQPPTNFALLLPKLGQVKVNLHRPIPDGFIVKQVRILKKADRWYASISLQCDVNVPDPIPHGYPIGVDIGLEKFLATSDGVLVKPPKFFKSLQSKLKLLQRRLSRKQKRKVCGAGFLARSFPRERSKNYEKARIKVALVHHQIDNTRKDFHFKQAHALCDAGDMVFMEDLDYTVMAKGMFGKHMLDGGFGAFRTIVKYVCWKRDKFFGVVNARGTSQECPECGATVKKDLSVRVHSCPECGFTTDRDVASGLVIRNRGIELVSTVGQTGIEIAYADGLPGAGENQSRSKSKTRKGKTRKSKL, encoded by the coding sequence ATGCTCACACTCACTTATCGCTTCCGCATCTATCCCCAAGCCGCCCAACAACAGGAGTTGATTGAGTGGATGGATATTTGCCGCAACGCCTACAACTATGGATTGCGACAGATTAAGGATTGGTGCAATAGCAGGAAGTGTCTGGTAGATAGGTGTTCTATCCACCATGAGTACATCTTGGGGGCGGATCTCCCCTTCCCCAACGAGGCAGTCCAACATAGTGCGTTGCCCGGAGCTAAAAAAGAGTTCCCGCGCCTTGCCCTTGTACCGAGTCAGGTTTTGCAACAGACGATTAAGCAGTTGCATAGAAGCTGGGAGGGATTTCAAAAACTTGGACATGGGTTCTCGCGTTTTAAAAAGTATGGGCAATTCAAGTCTTTGCTCTTTCCCCAATTCAAAACCTCTCCGATAGTAGGAACTAACTTGTCTTGCAAAGGTTCGCGGAAGGCACAGCCTCCCACAAACTTTGCGCTGCTCCTGCCCAAGTTGGGACAAGTAAAAGTCAACCTGCATCGACCCATCCCTGATGGCTTCATTGTTAAGCAAGTTCGCATTCTCAAAAAAGCCGATAGATGGTACGCCTCTATCTCTTTGCAATGCGATGTCAACGTTCCTGACCCCATACCACACGGCTATCCGATTGGTGTGGATATCGGGCTTGAAAAATTCCTGGCAACGAGTGATGGCGTTTTGGTAAAGCCGCCCAAGTTTTTTAAAAGTTTGCAAAGCAAGCTGAAATTGCTGCAACGTAGACTGAGTAGAAAACAAAAGCGGAAAGTCTGTGGGGCGGGTTTCCTCGCGCGCAGCTTTCCAAGAGAGCGGTCGAAAAACTACGAGAAAGCCAGAATAAAAGTTGCCCTTGTTCACCACCAGATTGATAACACGCGCAAAGACTTCCACTTTAAGCAAGCTCACGCTCTTTGCGACGCTGGTGATATGGTCTTCATGGAAGACCTGGACTATACGGTCATGGCTAAAGGGATGTTTGGCAAACATATGTTGGATGGGGGTTTTGGAGCATTCCGAACTATCGTCAAGTATGTTTGTTGGAAGCGAGATAAGTTCTTTGGCGTAGTTAATGCTAGGGGGACTTCTCAAGAGTGTCCTGAGTGTGGGGCAACGGTTAAAAAAGATTTGAGTGTTCGAGTGCATAGTTGTCCTGAATGTGGTTTCACAACCGATAGGGACGTGGCTAGTGGACTTGTAATTAGAAATAGAGGAATAGAATTGGTTAGTACCGTTGGACAGACGGGAATCGAAATCGCCTATGCAGACGGTTTGCCGGGGGCTGGTGAGAATCAGTCTAGGTCAAAGTCGAAAACCCGCAAGGGAAAAACTAGGAAATCTAAATTGTGA
- a CDS encoding phosphodiester glycosidase family protein, whose product MIRRRKNKLGRVLLIVGISFLALLILIYGGLCLSRPPRTNLEQQLFPGVTYQRQARSTPRRVMLHIVTVDLTTPNLKFLVTPGTPRADGREINARTTTSFVHEFGVNLAVNGSFFLPFYDRTPWNYYPHTGDRVDVLGQAISNGNIYSPSDPIWSVLCIASDNSIHIQSQKCNEDTIQAVSGNGRLVKDGIPVPPDPNVPHPKFMPCTVVGINQAGDKLMIIVVDGRQPFYSEGLNLAQLTDICIELGIYTGINLDGGGSSTLVMAKNGQPVVLNAPIHTRVPMRQRPVANHLGIYFE is encoded by the coding sequence ATGATTCGTAGACGTAAAAACAAGCTTGGGCGAGTTTTATTAATAGTAGGAATAAGCTTTCTAGCCTTGCTAATACTAATTTACGGCGGTTTGTGTTTAAGTCGTCCGCCGCGTACCAACCTAGAGCAGCAATTGTTTCCTGGGGTTACTTATCAACGCCAAGCTCGTTCTACGCCCCGTCGAGTTATGCTGCATATTGTCACTGTTGATTTAACTACCCCAAACCTAAAGTTTTTAGTTACACCAGGAACTCCTAGGGCGGATGGGAGGGAAATTAACGCCCGGACTACTACAAGTTTTGTCCACGAGTTTGGGGTAAACCTGGCAGTTAATGGCAGCTTTTTTCTACCTTTTTACGATCGCACTCCTTGGAATTATTATCCGCACACAGGCGATCGCGTAGATGTATTAGGGCAAGCTATTTCTAATGGCAATATCTATTCTCCGAGTGACCCAATTTGGTCTGTACTGTGTATTGCTTCAGACAACTCAATCCACATCCAATCACAGAAGTGTAATGAAGATACTATTCAAGCTGTATCAGGTAATGGACGGCTTGTTAAAGACGGCATTCCTGTACCCCCAGACCCAAATGTACCTCACCCCAAGTTTATGCCCTGTACCGTCGTAGGCATTAACCAAGCAGGGGACAAGTTGATGATTATTGTTGTCGATGGTCGTCAGCCTTTTTACAGTGAAGGACTAAATTTAGCTCAGTTGACAGATATTTGTATAGAGTTGGGCATTTATACGGGTATAAACCTGGACGGTGGCGGATCTTCAACCTTGGTTATGGCAAAAAATGGGCAGCCAGTGGTACTAAATGCACCAATTCATACTCGTGTACCTATGCGTCAGCGTCCTGTTGCTAATCATTTGGGTATTTATTTTGAGTAA
- the cobW gene encoding cobalamin biosynthesis protein CobW, with the protein MAAKLPVTVITGFLGSGKTTLIRHLLQNNQGLRIAVLVNEFGELGIDGDILNSCQVCPDDADEKANIVELTNGCLCCTVQEEFLPTMLELLKRRDKLDCILIETSGLALPKPLIKAFRWQEIRNAATVDAVITVVDCEAVAKGTFASDPEAVDTQRQADPNLEHETPLQELFEDQLACADLVILNKTDLVDADTQETVLNLIKPELAKGVKVVKSDRQGLDLSILLGLQAAVEDNLDNRPSHHDTEEDHDHDDEITSTHVILNRSFNPITLQTQLQQLAQEQDIYRIKGFISVPNKSMRLVLQGVGTRFEQFYDRPWKQDELQQTRLVFIGRKLNPAAIESQLAAIPAPSYSK; encoded by the coding sequence ATGGCTGCAAAACTTCCTGTAACTGTAATCACTGGCTTTCTAGGTAGCGGTAAAACTACGCTAATTCGTCACTTGCTACAAAATAATCAAGGGTTACGAATTGCTGTATTAGTCAACGAATTTGGCGAATTAGGCATTGATGGCGACATTCTCAATTCTTGCCAAGTTTGCCCCGATGATGCCGACGAGAAAGCAAATATTGTTGAATTAACTAACGGGTGTTTGTGCTGCACCGTTCAAGAAGAATTTTTGCCGACAATGTTGGAATTGCTGAAGCGGCGAGACAAACTAGATTGTATTTTGATTGAAACTTCGGGTTTAGCCTTACCAAAGCCCTTAATTAAAGCCTTTCGCTGGCAAGAAATTCGTAACGCCGCAACGGTGGACGCGGTGATTACAGTAGTTGATTGCGAAGCTGTAGCTAAAGGGACGTTTGCCAGCGATCCAGAGGCTGTAGACACCCAAAGACAAGCCGATCCCAATCTAGAACACGAAACGCCCTTACAAGAGCTATTTGAGGATCAGTTAGCTTGTGCCGATTTAGTGATTTTGAATAAAACCGATTTAGTTGATGCTGATACTCAAGAAACCGTACTAAATTTAATTAAGCCGGAATTAGCTAAAGGTGTAAAAGTTGTCAAGAGCGATCGCCAAGGGCTAGATTTATCGATCCTTTTAGGCTTACAAGCGGCGGTAGAAGACAACCTAGATAACCGTCCCAGCCATCACGATACCGAAGAAGATCACGATCACGATGATGAAATTACGTCAACCCATGTAATTTTAAATCGCAGCTTCAACCCCATAACCTTACAAACCCAGTTGCAACAACTCGCCCAAGAGCAAGATATTTATCGCATCAAAGGGTTTATCTCTGTCCCAAACAAGTCTATGCGGCTAGTTTTACAGGGCGTAGGGACGCGATTTGAGCAATTTTACGATCGCCCTTGGAAACAAGATGAATTACAGCAAACACGGCTAGTTTTTATTGGACGCAAACTTAACCCCGCAGCCATTGAGTCCCAATTAGCCGCAATACCCGCGCCAAGTTACTCAAAATAA
- a CDS encoding heme oxygenase (biliverdin-producing) translates to MSSNLATKLREGTKKAHSMAENMGFVKCFLKGVVEKNSYRKLIGNFYFIYSAMEEEMERHKDHPLLGKIYYQQLNRQRSLEQDLNFYHGTDWKSQIVLSPAGQAYVNRIREIANSAPELLIAHSYTRYIGDLSGGQILKNIAVRAMNLAEGEGTAFYEFKDIPDEKQFKVGYRQALDELPIDDATANRIVEEANAAFGMNMKLFQEMEGSLIKSIGQMLFNSLTRRRNRGSTELATAE, encoded by the coding sequence ATGAGCAGCAATTTAGCAACAAAACTACGTGAAGGAACTAAAAAAGCCCACAGCATGGCAGAAAACATGGGTTTTGTCAAGTGCTTTTTAAAAGGGGTAGTAGAAAAAAACTCCTACCGCAAGCTAATCGGCAATTTCTATTTCATCTACAGCGCGATGGAAGAAGAAATGGAACGCCACAAAGATCATCCTTTGCTAGGCAAAATTTACTACCAACAGCTAAACCGTCAGCGCAGTTTAGAGCAAGATTTGAACTTTTATCATGGTACTGATTGGAAGTCGCAAATTGTACTTTCTCCCGCAGGTCAAGCTTATGTAAACCGGATTCGGGAAATTGCTAACTCTGCTCCCGAATTGCTGATTGCTCACTCCTACACTCGCTACATTGGCGACTTGTCGGGGGGACAAATCCTCAAAAACATCGCTGTCCGGGCGATGAACCTAGCTGAAGGCGAAGGTACAGCTTTTTACGAGTTTAAAGACATTCCCGACGAAAAACAGTTTAAAGTCGGTTATAGACAGGCTTTAGATGAGTTACCTATAGATGACGCGACAGCAAATCGCATTGTTGAAGAAGCAAACGCAGCTTTTGGCATGAATATGAAGCTATTTCAAGAAATGGAAGGTAGCTTAATTAAGTCTATTGGACAAATGTTGTTTAATAGCCTAACTCGTCGCCGCAATCGTGGTAGCACAGAACTCGCAACCGCCGAGTAA